In the Argonema galeatum A003/A1 genome, one interval contains:
- a CDS encoding serine/threonine-protein kinase, with the protein MTLKLLNNRYQLVQALATGGFGQTFLAEDTHLPSRRRCVIKQLKPIGNNPKVYQLVQERFQREAAILEKLGNSNDQIPDLYAYFEEAVQFYLVQEWIEGQTLTEKIQAKGTLRESSVQDILVSILPVIDYIHSQGIIHRDIKPDNIILRQRDGKPVLIDFGAVKETMTTVVNAQGNPTNSMVIGTPGFMPSEQSAGRPIYSTDLYSLGLTAIYLLTGKLPQELEINPQTGEFIWRQNVPNINSNLGAVLDKAIQSHPRDRYSTARQMLDALHSNLSPVAGVPLSQQATVAVSPGGASTQPVQIANPSNRSGEWKKAAIIAGGIVGAAFIIGIAIAKVRQPTPQQPVVQKNTSPPILSSRTPLPSPASPPTPAASSPPPTEATPSREPTQEPIGKSSSARILTRGTVPAFPIGTPEDTVRNTLGNPTKITKGVWKNTRAVLYEDYVPGEVSLGYLFDRDTQLLRQTEVAFDPSVDSESIFKTINEMLGGTASREIKLQFERVYQRQSNRYSFLTGSLKGVIERNNRDRIYIGIWEADLH; encoded by the coding sequence ATGACCCTAAAGCTTTTGAACAATCGCTATCAACTCGTCCAAGCGCTGGCAACTGGCGGGTTTGGGCAAACTTTTCTGGCGGAAGATACCCACCTGCCTTCTCGCCGTCGCTGCGTGATTAAGCAACTCAAACCAATAGGGAATAATCCCAAGGTTTACCAACTGGTTCAAGAGCGTTTCCAGCGAGAAGCGGCAATCTTGGAAAAACTGGGCAATTCTAATGACCAGATTCCCGATTTATACGCCTATTTTGAAGAAGCGGTACAATTCTATCTGGTTCAAGAATGGATTGAGGGTCAAACTTTAACAGAAAAGATACAAGCAAAAGGTACGCTGAGGGAATCCAGCGTCCAAGATATTCTAGTCAGTATTTTGCCGGTCATCGATTATATTCACAGCCAGGGTATCATCCACCGAGATATCAAACCTGACAATATAATTTTGCGACAACGGGATGGTAAACCCGTTTTAATTGACTTCGGCGCAGTCAAAGAAACGATGACTACGGTGGTAAATGCCCAAGGCAATCCTACTAACTCAATGGTGATTGGCACCCCTGGTTTTATGCCTTCGGAACAGTCAGCAGGTAGACCTATCTACTCTACTGATTTGTACAGCTTAGGGCTAACTGCCATCTATTTGCTGACCGGAAAATTGCCGCAAGAATTAGAAATAAACCCGCAGACAGGTGAGTTTATCTGGCGTCAAAATGTGCCAAATATTAACTCTAACTTAGGGGCGGTTTTAGATAAGGCGATTCAGTCTCATCCACGCGATCGCTATTCTACCGCCCGCCAAATGCTCGACGCCTTACACAGTAACCTTTCTCCCGTTGCTGGCGTTCCACTTTCCCAGCAAGCAACAGTAGCGGTATCCCCAGGCGGCGCATCCACCCAACCAGTTCAAATTGCCAATCCCTCTAACCGTTCCGGCGAGTGGAAAAAAGCAGCGATAATTGCAGGCGGGATCGTTGGCGCTGCGTTTATCATTGGGATTGCGATCGCCAAAGTCCGCCAACCAACCCCACAACAACCCGTAGTACAAAAAAATACTTCGCCCCCTATTCTGAGTTCTCGCACTCCCCTACCATCTCCTGCTTCTCCGCCAACACCCGCCGCTTCTTCTCCCCCTCCCACGGAAGCAACCCCTTCGCGAGAACCAACTCAAGAACCGATCGGGAAAAGCTCATCTGCCAGGATTTTAACCCGTGGAACCGTACCAGCATTTCCTATTGGTACGCCAGAAGACACTGTTAGAAATACATTGGGAAATCCAACCAAAATTACTAAAGGCGTCTGGAAAAATACCCGCGCTGTACTTTATGAAGATTATGTACCGGGTGAAGTTAGCTTAGGTTATTTATTTGACCGAGATACGCAACTTTTGCGCCAAACAGAGGTAGCATTCGATCCCTCGGTAGACTCGGAAAGTATCTTCAAAACTATCAATGAAATGTTAGGCGGTACAGCTTCGCGGGAGATAAAACTACAGTTTGAAAGAGTATATCAAAGGCAATCGAATAGATACTCGTTTCTGACAGGTTCTTT
- a CDS encoding GIY-YIG nuclease family protein translates to MTTQTDITSLASLEDIPYLDEAGKLPDMLQGKIGVYAIFDREKVLQFVGYSRDVYLSLKQHLARQPQNCHWLKVQTIERPNRTILENTLNAWIAENDATPSGNGEDKQKWTESIDVKPLMTDEEKANYEKTSWDEVAQAKVLKNVARRVEAEILAQVKSRGCQEEIRFNPKLKDSGLLDLK, encoded by the coding sequence ATGACAACTCAAACAGATATTACCTCTCTCGCTAGCTTAGAAGATATTCCCTATCTGGATGAAGCTGGCAAATTACCTGATATGTTGCAGGGAAAAATTGGGGTATACGCAATTTTCGACAGAGAAAAAGTGCTGCAATTTGTCGGCTATTCTCGCGACGTTTATCTCAGCTTGAAACAACACCTTGCCCGTCAGCCACAAAATTGTCACTGGCTGAAAGTCCAAACAATTGAACGCCCAAACAGAACAATCTTAGAAAATACCCTAAATGCTTGGATTGCCGAAAATGACGCCACCCCATCTGGGAACGGCGAAGATAAGCAAAAATGGACAGAATCCATAGATGTCAAACCTTTGATGACAGATGAGGAAAAGGCGAATTATGAGAAGACATCGTGGGATGAAGTGGCGCAAGCAAAAGTGTTAAAAAATGTCGCTCGACGAGTCGAAGCGGAAATTTTAGCACAGGTAAAATCCCGTGGTTGCCAAGAGGAAATTCGCTTTAATCCGAAACTCAAAGACAGCGGTTTACTCGATCTAAAATAG
- a CDS encoding B12-binding domain-containing radical SAM protein, producing MKVLFSNPPWWEKKEGRFWFWKKYWRVGVRAGSRWPFTYLSNCSPDNFKFGEYLPYPFFMGYATTYAKKETGYDVRFRDSIALRESYNTYFKNLEEERYEYIFIEIATPSWEHDRLLIEQIHKRLPETKIVVTGPITTIKSEEILNNYPVHACIRGEYEKGSVRVLKGESGIIDFDLLTLAEMNAAPFPYFDELHAYRYWDGNPVGQVAPHAQIWSSRGCPFKCIFCVWPAAMTGNDPDGTKTRTVRHYSPEYMEAFIRELIDRFQYKCIYFDDDTFNLGNSHVVKMCEVMARIGIPWSAMCRADTIQMGTWKLMKESGCFGVKLGFESGNQRVVDKIVNKHLDLEYAAQIVRELKQIGMTVHGTFTYGLPGETKEEMLDTKRFIASLPFDSFQESGTAEIEGTPLYTLRKQGKLEKYEGAAIDSNYKRQVDGSKKMQVLVEELRRN from the coding sequence GTGAAAGTTTTATTTAGCAATCCACCGTGGTGGGAAAAAAAAGAAGGGAGGTTCTGGTTCTGGAAAAAATACTGGCGTGTTGGCGTAAGAGCAGGTTCGCGATGGCCTTTTACCTACCTGAGTAACTGTAGCCCAGATAATTTTAAGTTTGGCGAATACCTACCTTACCCATTCTTCATGGGATATGCCACAACTTATGCCAAAAAGGAGACGGGATATGATGTGCGTTTCCGTGACAGTATTGCTTTACGGGAATCGTATAACACTTACTTTAAGAACTTAGAAGAGGAAAGATACGAGTACATATTCATTGAAATTGCCACACCAAGTTGGGAACACGATCGCTTATTGATCGAGCAAATCCACAAACGTCTGCCAGAAACTAAAATTGTAGTAACAGGACCGATTACAACCATTAAGTCAGAAGAAATACTCAATAATTATCCCGTTCACGCCTGCATTAGAGGTGAATACGAAAAAGGCAGCGTGCGTGTCCTCAAAGGAGAGTCTGGAATTATTGACTTTGACCTGCTAACTTTAGCAGAAATGAACGCAGCGCCCTTTCCCTATTTTGATGAACTTCACGCCTACCGTTACTGGGACGGCAATCCAGTTGGGCAAGTAGCCCCTCATGCCCAGATTTGGAGCAGTCGTGGATGCCCGTTCAAGTGTATCTTTTGCGTATGGCCTGCGGCTATGACTGGTAACGACCCAGACGGTACCAAAACGCGAACAGTACGCCACTACTCACCAGAGTACATGGAAGCTTTCATTCGAGAATTAATCGATCGCTTCCAATATAAGTGCATTTACTTCGACGACGATACATTTAATTTGGGCAACAGCCATGTGGTGAAAATGTGCGAAGTCATGGCTCGGATTGGCATTCCTTGGTCAGCTATGTGTCGAGCTGATACTATCCAAATGGGAACGTGGAAGTTGATGAAGGAAAGCGGTTGTTTTGGCGTCAAGTTAGGGTTTGAGAGTGGCAATCAACGGGTGGTAGACAAGATCGTCAATAAGCACCTAGATCTGGAGTATGCCGCGCAGATAGTTCGCGAATTAAAGCAAATCGGGATGACTGTTCACGGCACTTTCACTTATGGTTTACCGGGAGAAACGAAGGAGGAAATGCTGGACACAAAACGCTTCATAGCTTCTCTGCCCTTTGATAGCTTCCAAGAATCAGGAACTGCTGAAATTGAGGGAACTCCACTCTATACTCTACGGAAACAGGGCAAGCTGGAAAAGTATGAGGGAGCTGCGATAGATTCAAATTACAAACGACAAGTAGACGGCAGCAAAAAAATGCAAGTTTTAGTGGAGGAGCTAAGAAGAAATTAG
- a CDS encoding Uma2 family endonuclease: protein MTQAQAEPKLYSFDEFISWYPENSEVRYELHDGVIIEMPKPKGKHSNLTGSLIEQLLIVIRQMSKGGIWTIPRESIVKPKRDRSGYEPDIIVLNQELLGVEPRWESESIIQNPDSVKLIVEVVSSNWRDDYYNKLRDYEEMGIEEYWIVDYAALGPKKFIGNPKQPTFFVCNLEDGEYQMNRFTENTPIISPTFPQFSLSPQQIFAIAL, encoded by the coding sequence ATGACTCAAGCCCAAGCTGAACCTAAACTATACAGCTTTGATGAATTTATAAGCTGGTATCCCGAAAACTCAGAAGTCCGGTACGAACTGCATGACGGAGTAATTATCGAAATGCCTAAGCCAAAGGGAAAACATTCAAATCTAACAGGTTCCCTTATCGAGCAACTATTGATAGTTATTAGGCAGATGAGTAAAGGCGGCATTTGGACTATTCCTAGAGAATCGATTGTCAAACCTAAACGCGATCGATCGGGTTATGAGCCGGATATCATCGTTTTGAACCAAGAACTTCTGGGAGTTGAACCGCGATGGGAAAGCGAATCGATTATCCAAAATCCTGATTCAGTCAAATTAATTGTTGAAGTTGTTTCAAGTAATTGGCGTGACGATTACTACAATAAACTTCGAGATTATGAAGAAATGGGAATTGAGGAATATTGGATTGTCGATTATGCAGCATTAGGGCCGAAAAAATTCATCGGCAATCCCAAGCAACCTACATTTTTTGTTTGTAATTTGGAGGACGGAGAATATCAGATGAATCGATTTACGGAAAACACTCCAATTATTTCCCCGACCTTTCCTCAGTTCAGTTTATCGCCACAGCAGATTTTTGCGATCGCCCTGTAG
- a CDS encoding caspase family protein, producing the protein MARYALVIGIAIYDNFPNLTKAATDAEAIARLLEKHGKFQDVKRFPARWIKDESRFEVALDKPLKSNELREALKTFLLEQAHKQEALIYFAGHGFEVASWTGEKEGYLATSDCTSNGQNAILLDDFNVLIGKSDLSNLVVLLDCCHAGSIL; encoded by the coding sequence ATGGCTAGATATGCCCTGGTGATTGGTATAGCAATATATGATAACTTTCCCAATCTCACGAAGGCGGCTACAGATGCAGAGGCAATTGCCCGACTCTTAGAAAAACACGGCAAGTTCCAAGACGTGAAACGCTTTCCAGCACGGTGGATCAAGGATGAAAGCCGCTTTGAGGTGGCGCTGGATAAGCCGCTAAAGAGTAACGAACTGCGGGAGGCGCTGAAAACCTTTTTGCTGGAACAGGCGCACAAGCAAGAGGCGCTGATTTATTTTGCCGGACATGGGTTTGAGGTGGCAAGTTGGACTGGTGAGAAAGAAGGATATCTGGCCACCTCGGATTGTACCAGCAACGGGCAAAACGCTATTCTGCTGGATGATTTCAACGTTTTGATCGGAAAATCGGATCTCAGCAATTTGGTGGTGTTGCTGGACTGCTGCCATGCTGGATCTATACTATAG
- a CDS encoding CU044_2847 family protein — translation MSEVQRLIVKDDGTEYDLYIQSKTDADVPKSDEDEPVYRDINIPTVNIQDVQDKIRNYAKFALGAFKNFTDAEVEEVTIKFGIKLGGKTGIPFLTEGSAESNFEIEVKCKFPDLQKSQNTP, via the coding sequence ATGTCAGAAGTCCAACGCCTAATTGTCAAAGACGACGGTACAGAGTACGACCTTTATATCCAGTCCAAGACAGACGCCGATGTGCCGAAGTCAGACGAGGATGAACCTGTATACCGAGATATAAATATACCCACAGTCAACATCCAGGACGTTCAAGACAAAATTCGCAACTACGCCAAATTTGCACTGGGGGCGTTCAAAAATTTTACCGATGCGGAAGTTGAAGAAGTTACTATTAAATTTGGCATTAAACTGGGTGGCAAAACTGGGATTCCCTTTTTGACAGAGGGTTCAGCAGAGAGCAACTTTGAAATTGAGGTTAAGTGTAAGTTCCCAGATCTTCAAAAAAGCCAAAATACTCCTTAA
- a CDS encoding Uma2 family endonuclease: MVQQLTAETTPDIIYPDSDGQPMADNTKQFRWIVVIKENLEILFANNDDVFVAGDLLWYPVQGNNTIRLAPDAMVVFGRPKGDRGSYRQWSEDNIPPQVVFEILSPGNRAGKMLQKAIFYQRYGVEEYYIYDPDDVELTGFISYGDLLEPIEQMNGWVSPRLGIRFELKEDTLEIYRPDEQKFLTPVELDRLREQERQRAEQERERAEQERERAEQERERAENALAQLEQEKTLREQEQQRYQALIDKLREQGIDPERL; the protein is encoded by the coding sequence ATGGTACAACAACTGACCGCCGAAACTACCCCAGATATCATTTACCCAGATAGCGACGGACAACCAATGGCAGACAACACCAAACAATTTCGCTGGATTGTTGTGATTAAAGAAAATCTCGAAATTTTGTTTGCCAACAACGATGATGTCTTTGTCGCCGGAGATCTTCTTTGGTATCCTGTTCAAGGAAATAATACCATTCGCCTAGCACCTGATGCAATGGTCGTCTTTGGCAGACCAAAAGGTGACAGAGGTTCCTACAGACAATGGTCAGAAGATAACATTCCTCCCCAAGTCGTCTTTGAAATCCTCTCTCCCGGAAATCGCGCTGGAAAAATGTTGCAAAAGGCGATATTCTACCAACGCTATGGCGTTGAAGAATATTACATTTATGACCCAGACGATGTAGAATTAACAGGCTTTATCAGTTATGGCGATTTATTAGAACCAATTGAACAAATGAACGGGTGGGTAAGTCCACGTTTAGGTATTCGATTTGAACTCAAAGAGGATACCCTGGAAATTTATCGCCCTGATGAACAAAAGTTTCTCACTCCTGTTGAATTGGATAGACTCAGAGAACAAGAGCGTCAACGGGCTGAACAGGAACGAGAAAGGGCTGAACAGGAACGAGAAAGGGCTGAACAGGAACGAGAAAGGGCTGAAAATGCTCTAGCCCAACTCGAACAAGAAAAAACCCTGCGAGAACAAGAACAACAGCGCTACCAAGCTTTGATAGACAAACTGCGAGAACAAGGAATTGACCCAGAACGGTTGTAA
- a CDS encoding WD40 domain-containing protein: QGNPIGSPFVGHEDSVTSVAFSPDGEMIVSGSNDKTLRLWNLQGNPIGSPFVGHEDSVTSVAFSPDGQLIASGSKDKTLRLWDLQGNPIRSPFVWHEASVRSVAFSPDGEMIVSGSKDKTLRLWDLQGNPIRSPFVGHEDFVTSVAFSPDGEMIVSGSRNKTVRLWNLQGNLIGLPFVGHEDSVNSVAFSPDGQLIVSGSGDRRLRLWDLQGNLIGLPFVGHQDSVFSVAFSPVREAFSKEFGQLIVSGSNDRRLRLWDLQGNPIGLPFVGHEDHVRCVAFSPDGQLIASGSMDKTLRLWDLQGNPIGLPFVGHKGSVFSVAFSSDREMIVSSSGDKTVRLWDLQGEPIGLPFVGHERSIYSVAFSPDGELIVSGSRDKTLRLWDLQGHPISSPFVGHEDCVYSVAFSPDGQLIVSSSRDKTVRLWNLQGDPIGSPFVGHEASVGSVAFSPDGQLIVSGSDDKTVRLWNLQGDPIGSPFVGHEASVHSVVFSPDGQMIVSGSRDKTLRLWQGGGWREWLEVCCNRLRYHLIFKNPQTEVEKAACEVCQKYVWSKNAPVE; this comes from the coding sequence TGCAAGGTAATCCGATTGGTTCACCTTTTGTGGGGCATGAGGATTCTGTCACTTCTGTTGCCTTTAGTCCAGATGGGGAAATGATTGTCAGTGGTAGTAATGACAAGACATTGCGGTTGTGGAATTTGCAAGGTAATCCGATTGGTTCACCTTTTGTGGGGCATGAGGATTCTGTCACTTCTGTTGCCTTTAGTCCAGATGGGCAACTTATTGCCAGTGGTAGTAAAGACAAGACATTGAGATTATGGGATCTCCAAGGTAATCCCATTCGTTCACCTTTTGTCTGGCATGAGGCTTCTGTCAGGTCTGTCGCCTTTAGCCCAGATGGGGAAATGATTGTTAGTGGTAGTAAAGACAAGACATTGAGATTATGGGATCTCCAAGGTAATCCAATTCGTTCACCTTTTGTGGGGCATGAGGATTTTGTCACTTCTGTCGCCTTTAGCCCAGATGGGGAAATGATTGTCAGTGGCAGTCGTAACAAGACAGTGCGGTTGTGGAATTTGCAAGGTAATCTCATTGGTTTACCTTTTGTGGGGCATGAGGATTCTGTGAATTCTGTCGCCTTTAGTCCCGATGGGCAACTGATTGTCAGTGGCAGTGGTGACAGGAGATTGCGGTTGTGGGATTTACAAGGTAATCTCATTGGTTTACCTTTTGTGGGGCATCAGGATTCTGTCTTTTCTGTCGCCTTTAGTCCAGTTCGCGAAGCGTTCTCCAAAGAATTTGGGCAATTGATTGTCAGTGGCAGTAATGACAGGAGATTGCGGTTATGGGATTTGCAAGGCAATCCCATTGGTTTACCTTTTGTGGGGCATGAGGATCATGTCAGATGTGTCGCTTTTAGTCCCGATGGGCAACTGATTGCCAGTGGCAGTATGGACAAGACCTTGCGGTTGTGGGATTTGCAAGGTAATCCGATTGGTTTACCTTTTGTGGGGCATAAGGGTTCTGTCTTTTCTGTCGCCTTTAGTTCGGATAGGGAAATGATTGTCAGTAGCAGTGGGGACAAAACCGTGCGGCTGTGGGATCTCCAAGGTGAACCAATCGGATTACCTTTTGTGGGGCATGAACGTTCTATCTATTCTGTCGCCTTTAGTCCAGATGGGGAACTGATTGTCAGTGGCAGTAGGGACAAGACTTTGCGATTGTGGGATCTCCAAGGTCATCCCATTAGTTCACCTTTTGTGGGGCATGAGGATTGTGTCTATTCTGTGGCTTTTAGCCCAGATGGGCAACTGATTGTTAGTAGTAGTAGGGACAAGACCGTGCGGTTGTGGAATCTCCAAGGTGATCCCATTGGTTCACCTTTTGTGGGGCATGAGGCTTCTGTCGGGTCTGTCGCCTTTAGTCCAGATGGGCAACTGATTGTCAGTGGGAGTGATGACAAGACCGTCCGGTTGTGGAATTTACAAGGTGATCCCATTGGTTCACCTTTTGTGGGGCATGAGGCTTCTGTCCATTCTGTCGTTTTTAGTCCCGATGGACAAATGATTGTCAGTGGTAGTAGGGACAAGACCTTGCGGTTGTGGCAAGGCGGCGGTTGGCGAGAGTGGTTAGAAGTTTGCTGTAATCGATTACGTTACCATCTCATCTTCAAAAATCCTCAAACGGAAGTAGAAAAAGCCGCCTGCGAAGTCTGCCAAAAATATGTTTGGAGCAAAAACGCTCCAGTTGAGTAA
- a CDS encoding ATP-binding protein gives MLDDSLKAFGQKDYYLIAACRAFEKAREDIEHGVFTGAVLKGLGDDNADEDGRVSGDRLFDFITSELKGSGQEPIRMAWGRSITLVQYPPKQTVKVVKEDCPYQGLRYFEEKQKDFFFGREKVVQLLWQKLGEGNFVPIIGASGSGKSSVVRAGLIPKLKENGWELLAEPILPGVEPLAELKRAFNGWFDRSQLPEIYSLMERAGLPAVIERLPGSKRLLLVVDQFEEVFTLRSQDQDEQTRRFIELLTKVAEIPDPRLAIVTTMRADFLEYCLSYESLTRLIQNQAVYMPPLLGAELEEAIAKPANLQGYHLESGLLGEILDEVGKEKNCLPLLQFALTELWEKRDNQKHQLSLEQYRVLGGVTGALNRHAEKVYRYKDFQKDLPQLERTAEEQEWIKRIFLRLVRTGEGEKDTRQRQTKAKLLGIAKDNLADGQVINNVLDELICGRLLVGGEEGVDLAHEALIEGWQRFVE, from the coding sequence GTGCTGGATGATAGCCTGAAAGCTTTTGGGCAAAAGGATTATTACCTGATTGCTGCTTGTCGTGCGTTTGAAAAAGCGCGTGAGGATATCGAACACGGTGTTTTTACGGGGGCAGTTCTGAAGGGATTGGGGGATGATAATGCTGATGAGGATGGGCGAGTTAGTGGCGATCGCCTTTTTGACTTTATCACATCAGAACTCAAGGGCAGCGGTCAAGAACCGATTCGCATGGCGTGGGGACGTTCCATTACTTTAGTTCAATATCCGCCGAAACAGACGGTAAAGGTGGTTAAGGAAGATTGTCCCTATCAAGGATTAAGGTATTTTGAGGAAAAACAGAAGGATTTCTTTTTTGGACGGGAGAAAGTCGTCCAGTTGCTATGGCAAAAGCTGGGAGAAGGGAATTTTGTGCCGATTATTGGCGCGTCGGGGAGTGGCAAATCTTCCGTAGTTCGGGCAGGTTTGATTCCTAAATTAAAGGAAAATGGCTGGGAATTGTTAGCGGAACCGATTTTGCCCGGTGTGGAACCGTTGGCGGAATTGAAGCGGGCTTTTAACGGTTGGTTTGATCGATCGCAATTGCCAGAAATCTATTCTCTCATGGAAAGGGCTGGTTTACCTGCCGTAATTGAAAGATTACCCGGTTCAAAGCGATTGTTGTTAGTGGTAGATCAATTTGAAGAGGTGTTTACCCTTCGTTCTCAGGATCAAGATGAACAGACACGCCGATTTATTGAATTGCTGACCAAAGTAGCAGAGATTCCCGACCCGCGGTTGGCAATAGTGACGACAATGCGGGCGGATTTTCTGGAATATTGTTTAAGTTATGAGTCGCTGACTCGGTTGATTCAAAATCAAGCGGTGTATATGCCGCCTTTGTTGGGGGCAGAATTAGAAGAGGCGATCGCAAAACCTGCTAATCTTCAAGGTTATCATCTGGAAAGTGGTTTGCTGGGAGAGATTTTGGATGAAGTGGGGAAGGAGAAAAACTGTTTACCTTTGTTGCAGTTTGCGCTGACGGAACTTTGGGAGAAACGCGACAACCAAAAGCATCAGCTAAGTTTAGAACAGTATCGGGTGCTAGGGGGAGTAACTGGGGCGCTGAACCGTCACGCGGAAAAGGTTTATAGATATAAGGATTTTCAGAAAGATTTGCCGCAGTTGGAGAGAACGGCGGAAGAACAGGAATGGATTAAGCGGATATTTTTAAGATTGGTGCGAACGGGTGAGGGGGAAAAGGATACTAGGCAAAGGCAAACCAAAGCTAAATTGTTGGGTATTGCTAAGGATAATTTAGCGGATGGGCAAGTTATTAATAATGTTTTGGATGAGTTGATTTGCGGACGATTGTTAGTTGGTGGAGAAGAAGGGGTTGATTTAGCCCATGAAGCTTTGATTGAAGGTTGGCAAAGGTTTGTAGAATAA
- a CDS encoding WD40 repeat domain-containing protein — MIDRINEAFREWEKQPTDDNLIMGGLLAQSREKWLELASNLDANVSNFYQQSNIHEQDRITELQQALTESRLREQAARVLNLLAVEPLEALVLAIQTMGENAEKLPQILPPVQTAMQRTMETARESIPFQGHKSFVFSVAFSPDGQRIVSGSDDNTVRLWDLQGNPIGSPFMGHEDFVTSVAFSPDGEMIVSGSGDKTLRLWN, encoded by the coding sequence TTGATTGACCGAATAAATGAGGCTTTCCGAGAATGGGAGAAACAGCCAACTGATGATAATTTAATAATGGGTGGATTGCTAGCACAATCGCGAGAAAAATGGCTAGAATTGGCATCAAATTTAGATGCAAACGTTAGCAATTTTTACCAGCAAAGTAATATTCACGAACAAGACCGAATTACTGAATTACAACAAGCACTTACTGAATCAAGGTTACGAGAACAGGCGGCGAGAGTGCTGAATTTATTGGCTGTTGAACCGCTAGAAGCTTTAGTTTTGGCAATTCAAACAATGGGTGAAAATGCAGAGAAATTGCCACAAATTCTCCCCCCAGTCCAGACGGCAATGCAAAGAACAATGGAAACAGCCAGAGAGTCAATTCCTTTTCAAGGACATAAGAGTTTTGTCTTTTCTGTTGCCTTTAGTCCCGATGGGCAACGAATTGTCAGTGGTAGTGATGACAATACAGTGCGGTTGTGGGATCTCCAAGGTAATCCGATTGGTTCACCTTTTATGGGGCATGAAGATTTTGTCACTTCTGTTGCCTTTAGTCCAGATGGGGAAATGATTGTTAGTGGCAGTGGTGACAAGACATTGCGGTTGTGGAATT
- a CDS encoding ABC transporter permease, producing MSQSELIIEAGRTEKQYWKDLWRYRELFYFLAWRDIVVRYKQTAIGIAWALIRPFLTMVVFTVVFGKLAKLPSEGVPYPILVFAAMLPWQFFANALSECSNSLIGNANLISKIYFPRLIVPGSAVIVSFVDFLVSGIILLALMAWYNFVPDWRILMLPLFILIAFAAAMGAGLWLAALNVKYRDFRYIVPFIVQFGLYISPVGFTSSIVPEQWRMIYSLNPMVGVIDGFRWAILGGEFKLYWPGFTLSLALVALLFASGVWYFRKTERTFADVI from the coding sequence ATGAGTCAATCAGAGTTAATCATTGAGGCGGGTCGCACCGAAAAGCAATACTGGAAAGACTTGTGGCGCTACCGGGAGTTATTTTACTTCCTAGCTTGGCGGGATATTGTGGTACGGTATAAGCAGACTGCGATCGGCATTGCCTGGGCCTTAATTAGACCTTTTCTAACAATGGTTGTTTTCACGGTGGTATTTGGTAAGCTAGCCAAGTTACCATCAGAAGGTGTCCCTTATCCAATCCTGGTTTTTGCAGCTATGCTACCCTGGCAATTCTTTGCCAATGCGCTTTCGGAATGCAGCAACAGCCTAATCGGCAACGCCAATTTAATTTCTAAAATCTACTTTCCTCGCTTAATTGTCCCTGGTTCCGCAGTCATTGTGAGTTTTGTAGATTTTCTGGTTTCTGGCATAATCTTGTTGGCGCTGATGGCCTGGTACAATTTCGTGCCCGATTGGCGTATCTTGATGCTACCGCTGTTTATTTTGATTGCCTTTGCAGCAGCAATGGGTGCAGGTTTATGGTTGGCAGCGCTAAATGTAAAATACAGAGATTTTCGTTACATCGTACCCTTTATCGTGCAGTTTGGTCTGTATATATCGCCAGTCGGTTTTACCAGTAGCATTGTGCCAGAACAATGGCGTATGATTTATTCATTGAATCCAATGGTGGGGGTGATTGACGGCTTTCGCTGGGCTATATTGGGTGGAGAGTTCAAGCTTTACTGGCCGGGATTCACCTTATCATTAGCATTGGTCGCCTTGTTATTTGCCAGTGGGGTCTGGTACTTCCGAAAAACGGAACGCACGTTTGCTGACGTAATTTAG